A DNA window from Brassica napus cultivar Da-Ae chromosome A4, Da-Ae, whole genome shotgun sequence contains the following coding sequences:
- the LOC106410059 gene encoding expansin-B5-like, with translation MALFTCKYFCFIVALFAISLKLCYCHNKTHWNDAGITWYGEREGFGSSGGACGYGDAVAKPPYNCMISAGGPSIYQDGKGCGTCYEVVCHHPFCTKRPVKVMISDECPGCTKSAVHFDLSGRAFGALAKPGQGDQLRNLGELKVKYKRVFCEHPNSKIAIHIDPGANPYYMSFAVKFVNGDGNFECVEVKPAGETYIKMEAMRSAVWKLNAGRALKGPFDVRLTSAVTKTVLVAKSVIPEKWNPGAIYHSHVNFAVPKFVHKKPVHKKPVHHKPIHRKPIHHKPIHHHKPIHHHKPIHHKPIHRKPIHRKPIHRKPIHHRKPIHRKPIHRKPILRKPIHHRKPIHRKPIHRKPIHRKPCHH, from the exons ATGGCATTGTTTACatgcaaatatttttgttttatcgtGGCTCTCTTTGCAATCTCATTGAAACTATGTTATTGCCATAATAAAACCCACTGGAACGACGCCGGCATAACTTGGTATGGTGAACGAGAAGGTTTTGGTAGTTCAG gaggaGCTTGTGGATACGGTGATGCAGTTGCAAAACCACCATACAACTGTATGATTTCAGCCGGAGGACCTTCAATCTACCAAGATGGCAAGGGTTGTGGGACATGTTATGAg GTCGTATGCCACCATCCGTTTTGCACGAAAAGGCCGGTCAAGGTGATGATATCGGATGAGTGTCCCGGCTGCACGAAGTCGGCGGTCCATTTTGATCTTAGCGGTAGGGCCTTTGGTGCATTGGCCAAACCTGGCCAAGGCGATCAATTACGTAACCTTGGAGAATTAAAGGTCAAATACAAGCG TGTATTTTGCGAACACCCTAATAGTAAAATAGCTATACATATTGACCCCGGAGCAAATCCATACTACATGTCGTTCGCTGTTAAATTTGTAAATGGTGACGGAAACTTTGAATGTGTGGAGGTCAAACCGGCCGGCGAAACATACATAAAAATGGAGGCGATGAGATCCGCCGTTTGGAAACTTAACGCCGGTCGTGCATTAAAAGGTCCTTTCGACGTTCGGCTTACCTCCGCTGTAACCAAAACAGTGCTAGTGGCTAAAAGTGTTATCCCGGAAAAATGGAATCCCGGTGCTATTTACCATTCCCATGTTAACTTCGCCGTGCCCAAGTTCGTTCATAAGAAACCCGTTCACAAGAAACCTGTTCACCACAAACCCATTCACCGTAAACCCATTCACCACAAACCCATCCACCACCACAAACCCATCCACCACCATAAACCCATCCATCACAAACCCATCCACCGTAAACCCATTCACCGGAAACCCATCCACCGCAAACCCATCCACCACCGTAAACCCATCCACCGCAAACCCATCCACCGCAAACCCATCCTCCGTAAACCCATCCACCACCGTAAACCCATTCACCGTAAACCCATCCACCGTAAACCAATCCACCGTAAACCCTGCCACCACTAA